The Biomphalaria glabrata chromosome 1, xgBioGlab47.1, whole genome shotgun sequence sequence taaataaaacaacaactcccATAATACATTCTTGTGAATCGCCAAAATGTGGTCCTAGTTtgcttatacattttttttagtattatcgtagctatcttatcttatcttatataatatagacgttacttcaaaaaagaagatgattacgtcctacgcgtcatgcatttagtcatgcatattaaccaatgacttaaattctgccaagtcactggttttcatggctagctcaggcaacccattccatgctctaatagcactagggaagaaggagtatttgtaaaatTTGACAATGACCACAGAAGTCAGGGACAACTTCACGCTGATTGTTTACCCGgagaaaaaatgtttacaatatttATCTCATGTTACATACTTATTTCCCTTAGAATAGAACCCTGGTTACACGGCAATTAGGAAGCCAATGAAGGGAAAGAAGAGATCCAACTTACCTCCCCATTTAAAATCAATAGAAAGATAAAACATATTCAGCTTAACCCCTTCCCCCTTCTCACACTCAtagttcttttttaaaatcaatgtaGGGATAGAAGATATACAacttacacccccccccctttgtttAAAATCAACATAGGGATGAAATATACTTACCCCCtccctttattttgtttaaaatcaaCATAGTGATATACAACTTACCTCGccgtttaaaaaacaataaaagatGGCCACAAACAAACCCTACAGAAAGAGAGGAAAAATACATGAGAGTTGAGAGAGACACAACAAAAAGTTCTATCAAGCAATTCTTTTTACGTTTTACACAACTCTATATACTATCAAGCTCTACGTGGCCTGTACACAACTCTATATACTATCAAGCTCTACGTGGCCTGTACACAACTCTATATACTATCAAGCTCTGTGTGGCCTGTACACAACTCTATATACTATCAAGCTCTATGTGGCCTGTACATTACAAACTGAcaaaaactataagaaatatAAAAGACTTGTAGATAGACAAAAAAGGTACATGTATTTAGGATTCCTCCACCCTACCTCTAGTAATTTCAAAtagaagaacaaaaaagaactgagaacaaataaatgttttgtatcaagGGAAATCTTTTGTCATCTGAGTTAAAATGaaccaaaaaaaagttacatgcATAAAATTAGAACTACAATAAATACTATCATAAAATATTCACAGTTAAGCAAAATGCCACTGTTTCTGCTACATCATCACAttataaatttctttttctgaAATGACTGGCAGAAAAATGTAAGCCAAGGATTTTGTTAGCAGACTTCAAATATTCATTCATTATCTATATCTCGGACGAGTTATTTGAACTCCCGTCAGAGCACGAGACTTCCCTTTCTCCACAAGGTTTCAGCACAGAAGGAAGACAACTAGAAATATTCAAGAGAATGAGGTTCTTTGACGCTGTGCTATTTCGTATGTTTAGTCTAAAGCTGAAGTTGAGAGATGATTGTGTGCACAGCAAGAGAGAAGGAGGAACATAGCTGTACAATTCAAAGCGATTCTCTTCATgcgtcttttttttcctttattcatctttttcctctatgtatctttttttttttctatgcatCTTTTCACaatcatctgtttttttttactacgcatctttttttttttctatgcttttttttcattgcatctttttttctctatgcATATTCTTGACActactttctttctttagaCCACTTTCTTTGTGGCTGCAAGGGGGGATAACCACAATAGGGGAGACACTACTTTAAGAAATGACACGCAGAGTTATGGAACTTAACAGAGTCTGGTTGTACACTTTCATTAGGAATTCTGTCTGTTTTGTCTTTGAGTCTAGCCGCTTGGTTTAAAACCAAGAGAAAGGACAAAAATAAAACCCACAAAACAATACGAATTAGATATACAGATAGTAAACAGATCCAAAACTGACCTGGAGGGATTGCAAGGTCACAGACAGGACGTAGTAGATGCGTTCCAGAGTCTCGTGACGAACGGGGGGCACTAGTAGTAGAATGTAGGTCACGCCTAGCAAGGGCAGTAACACAACGATGGCTTTTAGGGCTTTCCTACATTGAATTAGCAGAAGTGAAAATATTGAGTATTGAAATCTTCAGTATCCATTTTGAAAGACTGGGATCTTAATGTCAAAATAAGAAACATTGTGGATTTGAATACTAAAATTTAAACACAGTAATCGCTTCCATGTTAACATCTTGATTTCTTAAGATCTTATAATATCCGTTTTAGCAATCAGTACGGTAAAATGtacaaagaagagaaagcaatataaagaaatatatagaGGAGCCAAAAGAAAAgcgtaagaaaattaaaatagaacGATCAGATGATATTGAAAAACCACTGACTGATTGATTAATTACTCAACACATCTAATCAAAAGTCTTACAGATTCGGATGTAATTTCGTACACCCGTTCCCTTTACCTCCTAGGAGCTCACTACGAACCGGTTTTAACAGATTCGCAACCTGACATGCGCAATTCGAGAAAACCCACAAactttctatcaaacctttgtattttattttcggtattttcCCAAAAAGGCATCAGACTATATATAGAGCAAAAAGTCATGAAGTGGGTCTCTCCAAAAAAGTCGAACTtctatgtcggagaaattacAATGcgcaagtttaaaaaaaaaaatcaaaataagagtttaagagagagaaaagagaaagaaaagagagagagagagagagtgaagaaagatagagagagagagagagagaagaaagatagagagagagagaaaaagaaagacagcGGGCCGTTAGATTTCATTGTTACTGATGAAGTAATTCATGGGCTATGAATGTCATTAAAGGGACCACTAAAATGTGGCCcgtttattgaaaaaaaaaaaaaaaaaaagaaaagtagtgCACTGGATACACCACAAAGCGAACTATTTCTCCCTCCGTCATGTAGGAACATCTCCAATACAATACAGGAATATCTTCCATGTtaatgttttgttctttttggtctGGTATCAACGTTGACTACAACATTAGGCTTTTTTCTCCCTTTATAATAAGGGGTCATCTACCTACCTGGACTGGCGTGTCTCAATAGTATTGGAGGCCCTAAGTTTAGTCACCAGTGTCCAGATGATGACCGTTATGAAGAAGACGTTGATCTGCAAGTAAATCAGAGGAGGTGTTGGAGAAGGAAACACCGTGTAGTGGTCAACAGTACAGTCGTTGTAATGTGAAGATATCAAGTCATATTTGGTTAATAACTACTTCTGGAGCGGTCTTTAAGTACAAGTAAGTATTCATGTCTTCCTTTcgtgctgtgtgtgtgtgtgtgagagagagagaaagggtgaAAAGGAGAAGGGGGAAGggatgcaataaaaaaaaaaccactggGCCTTAAATTGTCTTTAAAACAAGCCTCGAGCTTCCAATGAGTGACTGCTATCTGGACGAGAGTATATTTGTGGAGTGTGTTCCAATGAGTGACTGCTGTCTGGACGAGCGTCTGTTTGTGGAGTGTGACACAAGcgaaagaaacaagaaaaaaataattatataaaaatagctaatctaAGGGGAACAACTctacatttacatatatatgtctcaatactgtaagatttatcaCATTTTCGGCAGTAAGTCCAACACATGTGTGTTTAACTGCATTTTATTCACATCCTTCTTCTTCTAACTATTGTGTCCGAGTGATGTTACTATATGTTACATGTCATGTTGATACATCATTGTACATGTAATGTTTTGATACTATTTGGAAATATGAAATTATATGTTTTATGACTGCTCTTTAATTTTGTACTGTAGCCGAGTAGATATGCCCATCATGAATGGGATAACATTATTAGGACAttaactattaaatttttaaactgTACTTATTCTTAGTAACTTTGGGACATGATAAGTATAATTTGTTAAACATAGCTCAGAGCTACACAGAGAGCATATAAACCCCTTATCCACTTAGAGATCATAAGATTTATCTCTAGTaaagaaattgatttttttaagtaTATGTGATTTTAAAAGCTTATCTCTGGGGAGATGCTCCAATATCTTATTTACCCCGAGAACTGTTAGAGCCGGTACATGTATGATATAGTCAACGTAGTTGGTTCCATCCTCTGGGAGCCAACATCTGGGGAGGAAACAATGAGTAACAATGAGTAACAATGAGTAATCGAATCCTAGAAGAGGTCGACTATTAATCCTTTTAAACGTCAATAGGTTCGTTGTATAGTTCAATGGAAGGAGAGAGGGAAAGCgagggagagagatagaaagaaaaagagagagaaagagagaaagagagagaaagagagggagagagagagaaagaaagagggagagagagaaagaaagagagagaggaagagagagaaagaaagagagagagaaagaaagaaagagagagagatagaaagagatggagagagagaaagagagggagagagagagaaagaaagagagggagggagagagaaagaaagtaagagagagggagaaagggagaaagaaagagagagagagagggagaaagagagggagagagagagaaagaaagagagggagagagagaaagaaaattgggagagagaaagaaagagatagagaggaagagagagagaaagaaagagagagagaaagaaagaaagagagagagatagaaagagatggagagagagagaaagagagggagagagagagaaagaaagagagggagagagagaaagaaagagagatatggagagagagagaaagagagagaaagggagagatagagagagaggaattTCGTTACATTCAAAATTGGTGAGGTAAACTATTACAATgaataaaaccaaattaatatttcttttaatttagagAACGAAATTCATAAATAAATTTACTTTCGCTAgcggtatttccccaaaaggccgcagtctacataaaacatttaaacaggtatcacgaattaaaaaaaaaaatcatttgtcaTTTTAATACCCAccatttcttctttaaaaaaaagactcaaaAACAGTGCATGAATTGTATAACAAatcttacaaaaaaacaaaaaaaacaactagatctattatacaaGATTATACGCATTTTCTAAAAGTAATGACAGTTGACCCTGCtttaaaattgaataaacttTTGGCTGAAATTTGCgcattatattcattatattatGTGAAATAAAAGAATAGGGTAGGTGATGTTTTGGTGCAGACGTTTTGGCGCGGGAGTCTCTAACAATAGATTAtaaaacaattgtttaaaatcattatcaatttttaaaatcataaaaattgttgtttttttttaatactatactatattatactattctatactatactatagtaaCTATACTAAACTATATATAGTtctatttactttatatttttcatttatgcACATATAAAGTTATATGTCGCGATATTGGACCGAAATCTCCAGCCACACACAAGGGATAGAACAAGAATTAGACAACAAAGCTAAATCCAGAAACGAATGGGCTAATAACTATTTGTAATTTACATACAAAACacgtttacacacacacacacaaaacacacataTGTATCATTTTTTCATTGGCTTTAAGAacataataaaatgaacatttataATGTCACTAAAAACTTTTTGCACCAAAACGGCTGCGCCCAAACGACTTTCTTTGATCTAAAAATGtagaagtaataaaaaaaaaaagaaaaaaacaacagaaatgaaagtgaacTAGAAGACGAGTCTGAACATTCATTTTTCATGGCTGCCAGTccttaatggacctcattcaccaatcgttaacaaacaatatttggccacgtggttctctctctcctatacaaattacgatctaattttaatacatagtggctgtcacgtgacagttttttttagttgttttatcaatatgatcacgtgactaaatgttgtttgtttacgattggtgaatgaggtccattgaatgAATGTTTCCTGCTTCCAAATTGTACTTTTGTTCATGGGCTCCTGGTGTTACAGCAATAGTTCAATCATTGTTACAGTTACATTCAATACAACAGAGTGTCACTACTTCCAGTAGGTTCCTACTTACAGCATGTCCTTGTATTGAGATCTGACACAAACCCagataataacaaaaacaaagggGATACCTggggaaagaaaaatatagCGGACGTAACCAAGAAGAACTGGACCGAAactaaaatatagatatattttttttccctttgaatTTCTTCCACAataaacatacaaacacacacacacacagttatatCAAATGGGGTAGGGGTAGAGTATCTGGTAGTCCTGTTATGGTCGGAGGTCTATATTCAGAGGCGtagtagctagggtggggtgaggaagggagagaatttgaaaatccagccggccccccacttgagaggcccaaatgagtgtttttacattaaatattaaatattacgcaaaatgccgGGTCGTCAAAGAGATCAACCCCTcttcccccaaatgatggcaaattcctagctaggCCATTGTCTATATTACCACATACAAGCATGAAGTTTGTTATTCAATCATTCAATGCTTGACATAAGGCATCTTTACTAAAGATAATCTTAACTCTTGGACACTTAGATAAAACTCTATCATCTGAAGAACAAGCCATTGGGTTATATATACATCAGTTTGTTACATTTCATTTTACTTTTCAATTTTAACATCGGGCGCTTTCATTCTTGTTTGACTATGAAAGTGGTACCTAGGGGTCCTATAAGATCTCGATAGGCAGGACAAGGCAGGACAAGGCAGGACAAGGCAGGACAAGGCAGGACAAGGTCGCAAAActgagaaacaaaacaaatgtcgAGTCCAAGGCACCAATGAGATCCCTCTGCACTATGGGCTAGGACGACCTATGATGACCCATGGCCTAATACAGTGAAAAGCAAAAGTAGATTCTAGTTTAGTGGTATGGACCCAGTCTTGTAAACATAAAAAGACattagtctagactagaatactagatctagttcgaAGTATTAtgtatggcctccttcagtcttaAAGCGACTTGTGGAACCTCTCTTAGAACCGAAACAAATGCCTAGGCATTAGCAATCGACTAGGGACGGAACCATGTCGCCCACTCAGTAGTTCCCCTCACCCtgtccacgcagctgatgtgtccaaagaAAAGTCGGTGctaatacagtttgggatcagcggcacTGCAGGCACTGCCAGGGTGTGACACAGTGTGCTGCACGAGGCCGTGCCTCACATGCAGCAGAGGTTTGTATACAGAGTTCTCTTTCTCTTAAGTAAGTAGCCTGGCAAGGCTAAAGAGCAGTTCAGATAATGATTTCTTTATAAAATCGTACGCAAAATGGACATGAGCGTCTTTTAATCCCGGCCCAGCCGTGTTCAATATAAGAAAAAAGAcgcaagccaaatttaattgtaaagatgattatattttgaaacattGTAACAGTCAAACCAAATTTTTACTATATGGAAATAAGGTAGTTAtattttcccaaagatataaataaactgtcaaatttgtcaggaaatcgttagagccgaaATTCCCGTCCACCAAATGTCCAATTTCCAGTTTGACCCCATGaaaagtttgcaagctaatagaagaaattGTGAATATATTCTTGCATAAGAACTAGCatgaaaaaatattgtaatagatGAAATGATTTAAAAGGTTAGCTAAACCAATCTTACCCCATCCAATTAGGATGTAATGCCAGAGGCGTATCTTGTGCACTGAGTAAGCCCAGATAACAATAGTGAATAAATACAGACCTTCCACAAACATCCAAAAGAAGATGGCGCTATGAAAGTAGGTCAAAATTGTCACCAAAATTTTACACAGCACctgggaataaaaaaaaaaaaagaaaaatgtacatttttctttacattttgtgAATATTATACGCACTGACCGGCTCATTGTTTGTACTGAATAGCCTGTAGCTAGCGTACAATTGAAAACATTGAAGTTTATATCAGGTGCAGTAGTTGAACCTTAACAGCGATCAATTTTTAACTGTTTTAACCTGCGTTTCACAATTTTTACATAGAGTTTCTTTTTGTTATCTCAATTTTAAAATCGATCTTTAATATGTCATGTCTTCTAATGTAAAACATCATGTCGAATATTATACTATCGGATCTTcagtatcttttctagtttacgagatctaaacggacggacggatgAACGGacggaccacacaaaactaatagcagcttTTCCTCTTTTGTGGGACGCTAAAAATGctaatttaaatgttatttttaagaaaGAAAGGAACTTCGCTTTAGTTGTAAGTATTAAAAAACCCAGAccatattagatttacgtaaagaTATAGGCACAGTTTAGATAatctatttataaactttaagtaactttAAATGTAATAATCAAGTCATCGCTTACACTACGGCTGACTACGTCGttgttatttaaaaagcttttctcttaataactaatgaatttaAGATTGAAAACAatggaacacttttttttacccgCCACTCTCCCTTCTTCAGCccagagaaagaatcctggttaagcgaatgtatagatgtaCTAGATTTTAAACTAGTCCAATGATaaacctttagatctagattctagacttcAAAGACGATGCGCACAATTTTTCTGAACATTATTTGTATTCAAGTCTTCAATCAATAGAGCAACACATTTGGAAATCCCCgaaagcgatagtcctttcTTAGCTTTTGatatgctgaaaatattgaaacctgcctgagtggactgCTTCGGGGGAcgattttgaatttgtgtttccacacaggctatctttgtaaccttgtttctttaggattaacattttaaaataacttgCAACGACTTCGGTTCCACACCCTAAAACTGTCTAACATTACGACGTGAGCCGAGTGTTTCCTTCGTGTCTTTAAACCTTATCAGATGTGAACAAGAGACCTTCCTCGGGTGGATCTAGTGTCtccataacaaaacaaataattcttTCAACACGAAATCTTTGTCCGAAAAAACAGAATACTTCAGTCAcgatctttctcttttcttctccctctctctctttcgtgctctctttttctcttgctCAATCGTTCTCTTATTCTCTTGCTCTAGATTTCCCTATCTTACTCTTTCTCGCCGTGTCTTCTTTACGTTCGCGACACCAAGAAACAGCTTACCGGTGGAGCAGAAGCCAAACTGAAAGATGCGAGTCTCAGGATCAGCCATTTCACATTGGTCACCAAAAGGGCTACCATCAGGTTACAATGAATTATATTCCGAAGACACCTGAGACTTCTGGCAGAGAGacgcaaaacaaaacaaactagttGTGAAATCAAAGTCGCATTTCTAAAGCAAAGACAATTATAAAACAGCACCAGAATTAATACAAACATTATACAACCATAAGCCAAGATATAAGCAAAGTTATTGGGTCATAAACACAGGTATTAGTTATTACAGTTATTACAGAACAGTTATTAGCAAAAACATTTACGGTTATGTTATTTGAGATGTTCACGATGCCAAGCAATTATTTGAATGCCAGTGATGCcaactaaaatataaataaaaaacttaagCAACAAAACGGAAGGGTTTGGGAAATTTTGATTTGGCTGTGCTAAAAGTGGACAACAATAATTAtatcatttgtttaaattaaagcttatcaacatttcttttattctgAGCACGGGAGACACCAAAATCTAGTTATTTATAAGTTGTTCCGTCATTGAGAAAATCTTAGAGTAAAGTTATACACATGAAAATTATCAAATCAATACAGTTATTGTAAAACTAGAGAGAGGGttgtggtggccgagtggtaaagagcttgacttccgaaccaaAGATCTCGACTTCAAATTCTGATCAAGAGATTTTGAAGTTGAGATTTTCCGGGCACCTACGAGTCCACCCAAAAtcctctgggggggggggggactaaaggttgttggtcgttatgctggtcaCAGCATACAATGAAGCAATCCATGTTTTATGGAAAATCGCTTGTTTGACTAACATCAAGAAAtcatgtaactttaaataaataatttatcttataatttacagacgatccttcaaaaaaagaagataatccCATCCTACGCATATCCGtgtatctagtcatgcatgttaatgagAGACTCATCTTCAGCTAAGTCAGTGGTTTTCCTAGTTAAGTCAGCCCACTGGTTCACTGCTCTAATGGCACCAGGGAACAAcgaatttatcctagcatatttaattaaaaaaatatttctttaattcggtgtctttctgagtattttatggagtttcgtttgttttttttagtataaaaaaagaataattatcCAAGCAATTCTTTCCTTATTAATAATGAAATACATCAATGAATGTATCTGCAAAGATTTAAACTTTAGTCTAATAGAAAACTTACTTGAAATTCAGAAATATGGTCAAGGCCACGAGAAGTGCTATGGTCGTTATAGTGAAGCCGATGTCATAGAGAATCCAGGCTTCCGGTGATGTTGATGTCTGAAATAATCATAGTAGGTCAGCGCTGTCCAGTATTGTCCCTTGGAACAAGTCCACTCGAACGTAACGAGTTAAAACACATTATATAGACACACAATTACAAATAACCACATACAAACGCGCAAACGGGcatacagacatacatataCGATAAAGCAGTGACGCCCAACCTTCTTCAGCCGGCGGCCCAAATAAATTCCCCACACTTTCGTCGCGGGCCTCATCATAGCGAAAATGGAAATGTAATAAAGCAGAGGATATTTTGATTAGAAACAAGTTGTATCCAACATTCCTATAGCAACTAGTTGGATGTTCCAAGCTGTTTTACCGAAACAAACTTTTGAAAACAGACATacttaatgtatttttacaaaaagtaaaaatctgTCCACTTTTATTGTGTACACTCAAAGCCAAGTTTTCGTGTGTTCAGCAGTCCCATTTCATCGACACTGAAATGTTAAACAGCAAGCTACAATTCACGTTGCTACCAAAAACAGTCAACTCAAAATGGCACGGACACGgttcgtttgtttttttattatatattttgcaTTCCG is a genomic window containing:
- the LOC106051400 gene encoding corticotropin-releasing factor receptor 2-like isoform X1, with product MGQIKSHLQLPKNEEEELEAGALDIDELYRKTFDACIAKWKDVTFYKEPDVLYCNSTSDTFTCWPATSAGAVAQERCPEHSVVDQTANVTKLCRDNGTWETANYSACMPNTTHSMETHKTSTSPEAWILYDIGFTITTIALLVALTIFLNFKSLRCLRNIIHCNLMVALLVTNVKWLILRLASFSLASAPPVLCKILVTILTYFHSAIFFWMFVEGLYLFTIVIWAYSVHKIRLWHYILIGWGIPFVFVIIWVCVRSQYKDMLCWLPEDGTNYVDYIIHVPALTVLGINVFFITVIIWTLVTKLRASNTIETRQSRKALKAIVVLLPLLGVTYILLLVPPVRHETLERIYYVLSVTLQSLQGLFVAIFYCFLNGEVQTVLRQKFSALQDSRTFGRYTMSSFFTARRRSSCYAMTSTTCNGKAGSPKQSVVSKYSRAGEGDKEAMETEASAAMMDNVL
- the LOC106051400 gene encoding corticotropin-releasing factor receptor 2-like isoform X2, giving the protein MDYIRHFFPNFQYEPQKTCNSDTPLSVLLHLSEPDVLYCNSTSDTFTCWPATSAGAVAQERCPEHSVVDQTANVTKLCRDNGTWETANYSACMPNTTHSMETHKTSTSPEAWILYDIGFTITTIALLVALTIFLNFKSLRCLRNIIHCNLMVALLVTNVKWLILRLASFSLASAPPVLCKILVTILTYFHSAIFFWMFVEGLYLFTIVIWAYSVHKIRLWHYILIGWGIPFVFVIIWVCVRSQYKDMLCWLPEDGTNYVDYIIHVPALTVLGINVFFITVIIWTLVTKLRASNTIETRQSRKALKAIVVLLPLLGVTYILLLVPPVRHETLERIYYVLSVTLQSLQGLFVAIFYCFLNGEVQTVLRQKFSALQDSRTFGRYTMSSFFTARRRSSCYAMTSTTCNGKAGSPKQSVVSKYSRAGEGDKEAMETEASAAMMDNVL